The Synechocystis sp. PCC 7509 genome includes a window with the following:
- the ligA gene encoding NAD-dependent DNA ligase LigA, protein MESPNLEIKQRASELRSLLQKASYAYYVLDNPIMEDAVYDSLYRELQQLETQYPELASLDSPTARVGEKPATGFKSVQHRIPLYSLENAFNIEELQNWEKRTQRQTPSIKVAEYVCELKIDGSALALSYENGILVRGVTRGDGVTGEDITQNVRTIRSIPLKLELENCPPLVEVRGEAFLPLDVFQQINQERLTVGEQLFANPRNAAAGTLRQLNPKIVAKRKLDFFAYTLHIPGQDDTSIARTQWEALELLQKMGFKVNPNRTLSPTSQEVAEYYQRWDTERLNLPYMTDGVVVKLNSFSLQEQLGFTQKFPRWAIALKYAAEEAPTRVENIVINVGRTGALTPLAHMRPVQLAGTTVSRATLHNADRLKELDIRIGDTVIVRKAGEIIPEVLRVLRELRPPDTQAFEMPLNCPVCHQKVVRTLGEAVTRCVNASCPAILKGAIEHWVSRDALDINGMGEKLGYQLVERGLVHSVADLYELTTQKLQTLERMGNKLAEKLIDAIALSKTKPWSRVLYGLGIRHVGSVNAQTLTQQFPSIEQLSQAEIHDIAAVYGIGAEIAGSVHQWFRIPANQTLISRLQNLGLQLEAEVKETPITPLTGKTFVITGTLPTLKREEVKELIEKTGAKVTDSVSKKTDYLVVGAEAGSKLTKAQKLGITCLEESQLLELLNQ, encoded by the coding sequence GTGGAATCCCCAAACCTAGAAATCAAGCAGCGAGCCAGTGAGTTGCGAAGTCTGTTGCAAAAAGCCAGCTATGCTTACTACGTCCTCGACAACCCGATTATGGAAGATGCGGTATACGACAGTTTATACCGAGAATTGCAACAACTAGAAACCCAGTATCCCGAATTAGCCTCCCTCGATAGTCCTACAGCGCGAGTAGGAGAAAAGCCTGCAACGGGTTTTAAATCTGTACAGCACCGAATCCCTCTGTATAGCCTAGAAAATGCTTTTAATATTGAGGAGTTGCAAAACTGGGAAAAACGCACTCAACGTCAAACGCCTAGCATTAAAGTAGCAGAGTATGTCTGCGAACTCAAAATAGATGGTTCGGCTTTAGCCTTAAGTTACGAAAACGGCATATTAGTTAGAGGTGTGACTAGGGGAGATGGCGTAACTGGAGAAGATATCACCCAAAACGTGCGGACAATTCGCTCAATTCCCCTTAAGTTAGAGTTAGAAAATTGTCCGCCTTTAGTTGAAGTTCGCGGGGAGGCATTTTTACCTTTAGATGTATTTCAACAGATAAATCAAGAAAGACTTACCGTCGGAGAACAATTATTTGCCAACCCGCGCAATGCTGCTGCTGGTACGTTGCGCCAGCTAAATCCCAAAATTGTCGCCAAACGCAAACTAGACTTTTTTGCTTATACCTTGCATATTCCAGGACAAGACGATACAAGTATTGCCCGTACTCAATGGGAAGCTTTGGAACTATTGCAAAAAATGGGTTTCAAAGTCAATCCCAATCGAACTTTATCCCCCACATCCCAAGAAGTTGCAGAATATTACCAGCGTTGGGATACCGAAAGGTTAAATTTGCCCTACATGACTGATGGTGTAGTTGTAAAACTAAATTCCTTTAGTTTGCAAGAGCAATTAGGATTTACTCAAAAATTCCCCCGTTGGGCGATCGCACTCAAATATGCCGCCGAAGAAGCCCCTACCCGCGTTGAGAACATTGTTATCAACGTAGGACGGACGGGAGCGTTAACACCCCTTGCTCATATGCGTCCGGTGCAACTAGCCGGGACAACGGTTTCTCGCGCTACATTGCATAATGCCGATCGCCTGAAAGAGTTAGATATCCGCATTGGCGATACGGTAATTGTGCGTAAAGCTGGCGAAATTATCCCCGAAGTATTGCGCGTATTGCGGGAATTACGCCCACCGGATACCCAAGCTTTTGAAATGCCACTTAATTGCCCAGTTTGCCACCAGAAAGTAGTGAGAACTTTGGGCGAAGCTGTAACTAGGTGTGTAAATGCTTCTTGTCCCGCCATTCTTAAAGGTGCTATAGAACACTGGGTAAGCCGGGATGCTTTAGATATTAATGGGATGGGAGAAAAACTAGGATATCAGTTAGTAGAACGAGGCTTAGTACACTCCGTTGCAGACCTTTACGAATTGACTACCCAAAAGCTGCAAACCTTAGAGCGGATGGGGAATAAGTTAGCAGAAAAACTAATAGATGCGATCGCCCTTTCCAAAACAAAACCTTGGTCACGGGTATTATACGGCTTAGGGATTCGTCATGTAGGTAGCGTCAACGCTCAAACTTTAACCCAACAATTCCCCTCTATCGAACAATTATCACAAGCAGAAATCCACGATATAGCAGCAGTTTACGGCATTGGCGCAGAAATTGCCGGATCTGTACATCAATGGTTTCGGATTCCAGCCAATCAAACCTTAATTTCTCGGCTGCAAAACTTAGGCTTGCAACTAGAAGCCGAGGTTAAAGAAACTCCCATAACTCCATTAACAGGGAAAACCTTTGTAATTACTGGAACTTTACCCACGCTAAAAAGGGAAGAAGTTAAAGAGTTAATCGAAAAAACTGGAGCAAAAGTAACGGATTCCGTTAGCAAAAAGACCGATTACTTAGTTGTTGGTGCTGAAGCAGGTTCTAAACTCACCAAAGCTCAAAAACTAGGCATTACTTGCTTAGAAGAATCCCAGCTACTAGAACTTTTAAACCAATAA